The following proteins come from a genomic window of Campylobacter coli 76339:
- a CDS encoding Coproporphyrinogen III oxidase, oxygen-independent translates to MRDYKAFVKYSKAGPRYTSYPTAVEFNTNFKYEEYIEILKKQNKALSLYFHLPFCRSACYFCGCNVIYTAKEESKERYLKYLFQELDILSTIIDTKREVVQMHFGGGTPTFFSAKQLESLILKIKSVFRNFAKDAEISCEIDPRFLNEEQADVLTKNGFNRISFGVQDFDERVQKEIHRIQPFELTQNALKLVRDRGIKSVNMDLIYGLPFQSLQSFAKTLEKAMLLNPDRLAIFNYAHVPWLKKNMRKFDENTLPSPDVKLEILEFCEKFLTQNGYKMIGMDHFAKEEDELFKALENGTLHRNFQGYTTKGGADLIGIGLTSIGEGQSHYAQNFKDMPSYEAAISEGRLPFERGVKLSYDDELRKAVIMDLMANFRLDIKAIEKEFKINFKEYFKEDLKALEEYKEFIDLNENFILVNETGVLLIRNIAMCFDAYMKNISEDKKVFSKTV, encoded by the coding sequence ATGAGAGATTATAAAGCTTTTGTGAAATATTCTAAGGCGGGGCCACGTTATACTTCTTATCCTACCGCAGTGGAATTTAACACAAATTTTAAATACGAAGAATATATAGAAATTTTAAAAAAGCAAAACAAAGCTTTATCGCTTTATTTTCATTTGCCTTTTTGTAGGAGTGCTTGTTATTTTTGTGGCTGTAATGTTATTTATACTGCCAAAGAAGAAAGCAAGGAGAGATATTTAAAATATCTTTTTCAAGAACTTGATATTTTAAGCACTATTATAGATACCAAAAGAGAAGTGGTGCAAATGCACTTTGGTGGTGGAACACCTACTTTTTTTAGCGCTAAACAGCTAGAAAGTTTGATTTTAAAAATTAAATCCGTTTTTAGAAATTTTGCTAAAGATGCTGAAATCAGTTGTGAAATTGATCCGCGTTTTTTAAACGAAGAGCAAGCTGATGTTTTAACCAAAAATGGTTTTAATCGTATCAGTTTTGGGGTGCAAGATTTTGATGAAAGAGTGCAAAAAGAAATTCATAGAATTCAACCCTTTGAACTAACGCAAAATGCTTTAAAATTAGTAAGAGATAGAGGGATAAAATCTGTCAATATGGATTTGATCTACGGTCTGCCTTTTCAAAGTTTGCAAAGTTTTGCTAAAACTTTAGAAAAAGCTATGCTTTTAAATCCGGATCGTTTGGCTATTTTTAATTACGCTCATGTGCCTTGGCTGAAGAAAAATATGAGAAAATTTGATGAAAATACTTTGCCAAGTCCTGATGTCAAGCTTGAAATTTTGGAATTTTGTGAGAAATTTTTGACTCAAAATGGTTATAAAATGATAGGTATGGATCATTTTGCCAAAGAAGAAGATGAGCTTTTTAAAGCTTTGGAAAATGGGACTTTGCATAGGAATTTTCAAGGCTATACTACCAAGGGTGGTGCGGATTTGATCGGCATAGGACTTACTAGTATAGGAGAAGGACAAAGTCACTATGCACAAAATTTTAAAGATATGCCAAGCTACGAAGCTGCGATTAGCGAGGGGAGATTGCCTTTTGAAAGAGGGGTTAAATTAAGCTATGATGATGAGCTTAGAAAAGCTGTAATTATGGATTTGATGGCAAATTTTAGACTAGATATTAAAGCCATAGAGAAAGAATTTAAAATCAATTTTAAAGAGTATTTTAAAGAGGATTTAAAAGCTCTGGAAGAATACAAAGAATTTATTGACTTAAATGAAAACTTTATTTTAGTAAATGAAACGGGTGTTTTGCTGATACGAAATATAGCTATGTGTTTTGATGCTTATATGAAAAATATAAGCGAAGATAAAAAAGTCTTTTCTAAAACAGTTTAA
- a CDS encoding Putative oxidoreductase ferredoxin-type protein, clusters with CPO: protein MNFGQISDACVKCGKCIPVCTIHEVNRDETTSPRGFLDLLAAYKEEKLELNKEAKKIFESCFLCTNCVEVCPSKLRVDNAIEEVRYDIAKKFGIAWYKKIIFFFLRRRKILDLAAKLGYVFQSCAFKIQGQGKNVGMKAKFSMPFVKKGRLLTSFNKKSFLNSNPDFIDNGGEKTIGFFVGCLANYFYIDTANAVLKIAKEVKINVDLMKEQVCCGAPQFFTGDFKSVEILAKKNIEYFEKKLEKLDAIIIPEATCSAMLKIDLEHFFNMQNEPEWAKRAQKISSHIYMASEYFYKFTSLKELLESKKKLNYSITYHDPCHARKMQGVFKEPRELLKANYHFVEMSDSNTCCGFGGVSMQTDYYDRSLNVGLKKASMIDESKACVVSAECSACRMQISNALEQNSSKAIFESPLELIAKAL from the coding sequence ATGAATTTTGGTCAAATAAGTGATGCTTGTGTTAAATGCGGAAAATGTATACCAGTTTGTACCATCCATGAAGTAAATCGTGATGAAACTACAAGTCCTAGGGGTTTTTTAGATCTTTTGGCAGCTTATAAGGAAGAAAAACTAGAGCTAAACAAAGAGGCTAAAAAGATTTTTGAATCCTGTTTTTTGTGTACCAATTGCGTCGAAGTTTGCCCGAGTAAATTAAGAGTGGATAATGCCATCGAAGAAGTGCGCTATGATATAGCTAAAAAATTCGGTATAGCATGGTATAAAAAGATTATCTTCTTTTTCCTAAGAAGGCGTAAAATTTTAGATTTAGCTGCAAAATTAGGCTATGTGTTTCAAAGCTGTGCTTTTAAAATTCAAGGTCAAGGTAAAAATGTAGGCATGAAGGCTAAATTTTCTATGCCTTTTGTTAAAAAAGGAAGATTGCTTACAAGTTTTAATAAAAAAAGTTTTTTAAATTCAAACCCTGATTTTATTGACAATGGTGGAGAAAAAACTATAGGCTTTTTTGTGGGTTGCTTGGCAAATTATTTTTATATAGATACAGCTAATGCTGTGCTTAAGATCGCAAAAGAAGTAAAAATCAATGTAGATTTAATGAAAGAGCAAGTTTGTTGTGGCGCACCGCAATTTTTTACAGGTGATTTTAAAAGTGTTGAAATTTTGGCTAAAAAAAATATAGAATATTTTGAAAAAAAACTAGAAAAACTGGATGCTATTATCATCCCTGAGGCAACTTGCTCGGCAATGTTGAAAATCGATTTAGAACATTTTTTTAATATGCAAAATGAGCCAGAGTGGGCTAAAAGAGCCCAAAAGATTTCTTCTCATATTTATATGGCTAGCGAGTATTTTTATAAATTTACAAGCTTGAAAGAGCTTTTAGAAAGCAAGAAAAAGCTTAATTATAGCATTACTTATCATGATCCTTGTCATGCAAGAAAAATGCAAGGAGTTTTTAAAGAACCTAGAGAGCTTTTAAAGGCAAATTATCATTTTGTCGAAATGAGTGATTCTAATACATGCTGTGGTTTTGGCGGAGTAAGTATGCAAACAGATTATTATGATAGATCCTTGAATGTAGGGCTTAAAAAAGCAAGTATGATTGATGAAAGCAAGGCTTGTGTAGTCAGTGCTGAATGTTCTGCATGCAGGATGCAAATTTCAAACGCTTTGGAGCAAAATTCTAGTAAAGCGATTTTTGAAAGTCCTTTGGAGCTTATAGCGAAAGCTTTATAG
- a CDS encoding putative membrane protein, whose product MQYFFVFLIIVFLFIVFMLIMRYEKKLELLTQSIQNIKEEINELKNITQNNRSLIERNRSDIENINK is encoded by the coding sequence GTGCAGTATTTTTTTGTATTTTTGATTATTGTATTTTTATTTATTGTATTTATGCTTATCATGCGCTATGAGAAAAAACTCGAGCTTTTGACGCAAAGTATACAAAATATAAAAGAGGAAATCAACGAGCTTAAAAACATTACTCAAAACAATCGCTCTTTGATTGAAAGAAATCGCTCCGATATTGAAAATATCAATAAATAA
- a CDS encoding UPF0246 protein YaaA — protein MKILFSPSESKNNTCKEKPIDKNSFIFENLFDFRMQAVKKYEEYIKNADLKALQELFGIKNENEISNFQRDLKSSPTQKAITLYSGVSYEYLKFDTLDKESQEYILTNTLIFSNLFGVVKASDRLPFYKFKQGAKINDFAIEKFYKEHFSKALDEYLENEELLDLRAGFYDKFYTPKCKFSTYKFIKKGKVVSHFAKAYRGILLALCAKIKAKNNADILNHLPPNLNLKEIQTKGLKEEVVLEILD, from the coding sequence TTGAAGATTTTATTCTCCCCAAGTGAAAGTAAAAATAACACTTGCAAAGAAAAACCTATAGACAAAAACTCTTTTATATTTGAAAATTTATTTGACTTTAGAATGCAAGCTGTAAAAAAATATGAAGAATATATCAAGAATGCTGATTTAAAAGCTTTGCAAGAGCTTTTTGGCATAAAAAACGAAAATGAAATTTCTAATTTTCAAAGAGATTTAAAAAGCTCTCCTACCCAAAAAGCCATAACGCTTTATAGTGGAGTAAGTTATGAGTATTTAAAATTTGATACTTTAGATAAAGAAAGTCAAGAATATATCCTTACAAACACTCTTATTTTTTCAAATCTTTTTGGAGTGGTTAAAGCAAGTGATCGTTTGCCTTTTTATAAATTCAAACAAGGTGCGAAAATAAATGATTTTGCCATAGAAAAATTTTATAAAGAACATTTTAGTAAAGCTTTGGATGAATATTTAGAAAATGAAGAATTGCTTGATTTAAGAGCAGGTTTTTACGATAAATTTTATACCCCAAAATGCAAATTTAGCACTTATAAATTTATAAAAAAAGGCAAAGTAGTAAGTCATTTTGCCAAGGCTTATAGGGGGATTTTACTTGCTCTTTGTGCAAAGATTAAAGCCAAGAACAATGCTGATATCCTAAATCATCTTCCACCAAATCTAAATCTTAAGGAAATTCAAACCAAGGGTTTAAAAGAAGAAGTTGTGCTTGAAATTTTAGATTAA
- a CDS encoding Surface-exposed lipoprotein JlpA has protein sequence MKKSIALTLGIAFFFSACSSSLDKNTVTKYEERLNAQINETLKEFQQDTNTRIEISNFSCKSDGMFIKCLSPNFNVFAKDNTQTEQKLIEAKNLEIYSNEIYTGKEQGLISFKDYYSNLFSNNKNLKTSFTLKEFKLGERVVSDINASLTQNDPKIRDYISKLSSGVFTISFENSVFTKNNDYNNIFNMKINNQDLNFDMNLNFDYKQKLLDFFEEKGIKFNTETYAMDGKIIEQLLDQKEFAQPIQENIILNNFKINSSLDTKGVFENYITIAKGGLEALKIQSHNEEQTLLIDKALLALNEITKDTVYKLDLETVFKPIALSDYYKENVNVIEKLTINNQDFTETLKILFGFMMLPVMLGDTANF, from the coding sequence ATGAAAAAAAGTATTGCCTTAACTCTAGGCATTGCGTTTTTCTTTTCAGCGTGCAGCAGTTCGCTTGATAAAAACACAGTTACAAAATACGAGGAGCGTCTTAATGCTCAAATAAATGAAACACTTAAAGAATTTCAGCAAGATACAAATACTAGGATAGAAATTTCAAATTTTTCCTGCAAAAGCGATGGAATGTTTATCAAATGTTTAAGTCCTAATTTTAATGTTTTTGCAAAAGATAATACCCAAACAGAACAAAAGCTTATCGAAGCAAAAAATTTAGAAATTTATTCTAATGAAATTTATACAGGAAAAGAGCAAGGTTTAATCTCCTTTAAGGATTACTACAGCAACCTATTTAGCAATAATAAAAATTTAAAAACAAGCTTTACTTTAAAAGAATTTAAGCTTGGAGAAAGAGTGGTGAGCGATATCAATGCAAGCTTAACTCAAAATGATCCAAAAATTAGAGATTATATCAGCAAACTTAGCTCGGGTGTTTTTACAATTTCATTTGAAAATTCAGTTTTTACAAAAAACAATGATTATAATAATATTTTCAACATGAAAATAAACAACCAAGACTTAAATTTTGATATGAATTTAAATTTTGATTATAAGCAAAAATTACTTGATTTTTTTGAAGAAAAAGGAATTAAATTCAACACAGAAACCTATGCAATGGATGGAAAAATCATAGAACAACTCTTAGATCAAAAAGAATTTGCTCAACCTATACAAGAAAATATTATCCTAAACAACTTTAAAATCAATTCTTCTTTGGATACAAAAGGTGTTTTTGAAAACTATATCACAATCGCTAAGGGTGGTTTAGAAGCTCTTAAAATTCAAAGCCACAATGAAGAGCAAACTTTACTTATAGACAAAGCTTTATTGGCTCTAAATGAGATCACTAAAGATACAGTTTATAAGCTTGATTTAGAAACTGTCTTTAAACCTATTGCATTGAGTGATTATTATAAAGAAAATGTTAATGTTATAGAAAAACTAACTATTAACAATCAAGATTTTACAGAAACACTCAAAATACTCTTTGGCTTCATGATGCTTCCTGTAATGCTTGGAGACACGGCAAATTTTTAA
- a CDS encoding Putative amino-acid transporter periplasmic solute-binding protein — protein sequence MKKMLLSIFTTFVAVFLAACGGNSDSNALNSLEKIKQEGVVRIGVFGDKPPFGYVDEKGANQGYDIVLAKRIAKELLGDENKVQFVLVEAANRVEFLKSNKVDIILANFTQTPERAEQVDFCLPYMKVALGVAVPQDSNISSVEDLKDKTLLLNKGTTADAYFTKEYPDIKTLKYDQNTETFAALMDQRGDALSHDNTLLFAWVKDHPEFKMAIKELGNKDVIAPAVKKGNKELKEFIDNLIVKLGEEQFFHKAYEETLKTHFGDDVKADDVVIEGGKI from the coding sequence ATGAAAAAAATGCTTTTAAGTATTTTTACGACCTTTGTTGCAGTATTTTTGGCTGCTTGTGGAGGAAATTCAGATTCAAACGCTTTAAATTCTCTTGAAAAGATTAAACAAGAAGGAGTGGTGAGAATAGGGGTTTTTGGAGATAAGCCACCTTTTGGTTATGTGGATGAAAAAGGTGCAAATCAAGGTTATGATATAGTCTTGGCTAAACGCATAGCAAAAGAACTCTTAGGAGATGAAAACAAGGTGCAGTTTGTATTGGTTGAAGCTGCAAATAGGGTGGAATTTTTAAAATCAAATAAGGTTGATATTATTTTAGCTAATTTTACTCAAACACCTGAAAGGGCAGAGCAAGTGGATTTTTGTTTGCCTTATATGAAAGTGGCTTTGGGTGTAGCTGTGCCTCAAGATAGCAATATCAGTAGCGTAGAGGATTTAAAAGATAAAACCTTACTTTTAAATAAAGGAACTACTGCTGATGCGTATTTTACAAAAGAATATCCTGATATCAAAACATTAAAATATGATCAAAATACTGAAACTTTCGCTGCTTTAATGGACCAAAGAGGCGATGCTTTAAGCCATGATAATACTTTACTTTTTGCATGGGTAAAAGATCATCCTGAATTTAAAATGGCTATTAAAGAGTTAGGTAACAAAGATGTAATTGCTCCTGCTGTTAAAAAAGGCAACAAAGAGCTTAAAGAATTTATCGATAATTTAATCGTAAAATTAGGAGAAGAACAATTCTTCCATAAAGCTTATGAGGAAACTTTAAAAACTCATTTTGGAGATGATGTAAAAGCTGATGATGTAGTTATCGAAGGTGGTAAAATTTAA
- a CDS encoding Transmembrane transport protein → MQKKYKNIIYASLGGILEFYDFVLFAFFLDIFAKVFFPQNDTFWMQINAYIAFGAAYLARPFGSIIMAHFGDRYGRKNIFYISMLFMVLPSFALAFLPSYESIGILATLILFLIRILQGLAVGTEVSGAWVYVSEFVRGRQIPLALGFISATLTVGLLLGNLATLGIRSYFSAQEVEEYAWRIPFIVGGFFGFFALFLRTKLSETPEFERIKKEDKLLNFPLKDALKTYKTSMLVCFLMTVVLTSGVATLMILPKYLEGLLLIDKTSALWIQNFAILAVILGALVQGILASRWGSYKICSIFSIAFMFFGVLFSFYDTNFLFYFLLACFAQGIITFAPVFMTQIFKSELKFSGLSFAYNISYALLGFLTPFIVNAFYKEYMGVYLIVVGCCSLFSVFLLKRIFTRSEAKELSVIF, encoded by the coding sequence ATGCAAAAAAAATACAAAAATATAATTTATGCTTCCTTAGGCGGAATTTTAGAATTTTATGATTTTGTGCTTTTTGCCTTTTTTTTGGATATTTTTGCTAAAGTTTTTTTTCCTCAAAATGATACTTTTTGGATGCAAATAAATGCTTATATAGCTTTTGGTGCTGCTTATTTGGCGCGTCCTTTTGGATCCATTATTATGGCGCATTTTGGCGATAGATACGGGCGTAAAAATATTTTTTACATATCTATGCTTTTTATGGTTTTGCCTAGTTTTGCTTTGGCGTTTTTGCCAAGCTATGAGAGTATAGGTATACTTGCTACATTGATTTTATTTTTAATTCGTATTTTACAAGGCTTAGCTGTAGGGACAGAAGTAAGCGGAGCTTGGGTATATGTAAGTGAATTTGTTAGAGGGCGTCAAATTCCTTTAGCTTTGGGTTTTATCTCAGCAACTTTGACTGTGGGTTTGTTGCTAGGAAATCTTGCCACTTTAGGGATAAGATCTTATTTTAGTGCGCAAGAGGTTGAAGAGTATGCTTGGAGAATTCCTTTTATCGTAGGAGGATTTTTTGGATTCTTTGCATTATTTTTAAGAACAAAACTCAGCGAAACTCCTGAATTTGAAAGAATAAAAAAAGAAGACAAGCTTTTAAATTTTCCTTTAAAAGATGCACTTAAAACTTACAAAACAAGCATGCTAGTATGCTTTTTAATGACTGTTGTTTTAACCAGTGGTGTAGCAACCTTGATGATATTGCCAAAGTATCTTGAAGGGTTATTATTGATTGATAAAACTTCGGCTTTATGGATACAAAATTTTGCTATTTTGGCTGTTATTTTAGGAGCTTTGGTTCAAGGAATTTTGGCCAGCAGATGGGGAAGTTATAAAATTTGTTCTATTTTTAGTATAGCCTTTATGTTTTTTGGTGTGCTTTTTAGTTTTTATGATACAAATTTCTTATTTTATTTTTTACTTGCTTGTTTTGCTCAGGGAATTATTACTTTTGCTCCTGTTTTTATGACTCAAATTTTTAAAAGCGAGCTGAAATTCAGCGGGCTTAGTTTTGCTTATAATATTTCTTATGCACTTTTAGGATTTTTAACCCCTTTTATAGTCAATGCTTTTTATAAAGAATACATGGGTGTTTATCTTATAGTGGTAGGGTGCTGCTCCTTATTTAGCGTGTTTTTACTCAAACGCATTTTTACAAGGAGCGAAGCAAAAGAACTAAGCGTTATCTTTTAA
- a CDS encoding Aminoacyl-histidine dipeptidase (Peptidase D), whose protein sequence is MQNVIENFKNLCKVPHCSYETEQMKEFLSSYAKDKGFKVSIDKAGNIHAIKGNPKICLQSHYDMVCMGEAPKVEVYEENGFLRAKNSSLGADNGIGIAIMMSAMAEFENLECLFTNDEEVGLMGVNSLEHTLSSKMLLNLDHESDDEIMIGCAGGVDIEAELSFSTLKARGKIYELQAQNFKGGHSGINIVRNEKSSIKEMAKFIKENKGEIISFEGGERINSIPKHAKALVHFKNEVKGNEWIKCEFKEEGEFEICDQNEKLLNTINTFAHGVRAYDENLGIVQTSINLATLKMENQQIKLELFARSNVLDGLKQIEFETLEFFKAFDYKVRSFNFYPPWEGKANALSDKVLKALKKVSPKARVSAIHAGLECGIIEKKQELLCASIGPNIHNPHSTDEHCEIASVEKISRVVFEVLKDNA, encoded by the coding sequence ATGCAAAATGTTATAGAAAATTTTAAAAATTTATGCAAGGTTCCACATTGCAGCTATGAAACAGAACAAATGAAAGAATTTTTAAGCTCTTACGCCAAAGATAAAGGCTTTAAAGTAAGTATAGACAAAGCAGGAAATATCCATGCTATCAAAGGAAATCCTAAAATTTGCCTCCAAAGTCATTATGATATGGTTTGCATGGGAGAAGCTCCAAAGGTAGAAGTATATGAAGAAAATGGCTTTTTAAGGGCTAAAAATTCAAGTCTTGGAGCAGATAATGGTATAGGGATAGCCATCATGATGAGCGCTATGGCTGAATTTGAAAATCTAGAATGTCTTTTTACAAATGATGAGGAAGTCGGACTGATGGGGGTAAATTCACTCGAACACACTTTAAGTTCCAAAATGCTTTTAAATTTAGATCATGAAAGCGATGATGAGATCATGATAGGTTGTGCAGGTGGAGTAGATATAGAAGCTGAGTTAAGCTTTAGCACTCTTAAAGCAAGGGGTAAAATTTATGAACTTCAAGCACAAAATTTTAAAGGGGGACATTCGGGGATCAATATCGTGCGCAATGAAAAAAGCTCTATTAAAGAAATGGCTAAATTTATCAAAGAAAATAAAGGAGAAATCATCTCTTTTGAAGGTGGAGAAAGGATAAATTCTATACCTAAACACGCAAAGGCTTTGGTGCATTTTAAAAATGAAGTAAAAGGCAATGAGTGGATAAAATGCGAATTTAAAGAAGAAGGTGAATTTGAAATTTGCGATCAAAATGAAAAACTTTTAAACACCATCAATACTTTTGCACATGGAGTTAGAGCTTATGATGAAAATTTGGGCATAGTGCAAACTAGCATCAATTTAGCCACTTTAAAAATGGAAAATCAACAAATCAAACTTGAACTTTTTGCAAGATCTAATGTATTGGATGGTTTAAAACAGATAGAATTTGAAACCTTGGAATTTTTTAAAGCTTTTGATTATAAAGTAAGAAGTTTTAATTTTTATCCTCCTTGGGAAGGTAAAGCTAACGCACTGAGTGATAAAGTGTTAAAAGCTCTTAAAAAAGTATCACCCAAAGCTAGAGTTTCGGCTATTCATGCGGGATTAGAATGTGGTATCATAGAAAAGAAACAAGAGCTATTATGTGCTTCTATAGGGCCAAATATCCACAATCCTCATTCAACCGATGAACATTGTGAAATTGCTTCAGTAGAAAAAATATCTAGAGTTGTTTTTGAAGTTTTAAAAGATAACGCTTAG
- a CDS encoding Thermonuclease family protein — translation MRINYKKLLNLRKIASDPKKLLALLIFSLVLIFVQNYIAENPSFKAQVMRVVDGDTIEVSANNEITKIRFFGIDAPELKQNFGKQSKAALDKILKGKEVYIFYKNKDIYGRTVAIVKFNDVDINQFLVSQGYAWADTYYTSAYIKEQEKAQKNKLGLWKDDNPIEPYKWRKQNRF, via the coding sequence ATGAGAATAAATTATAAAAAATTATTAAACTTAAGAAAAATTGCAAGTGATCCTAAAAAACTTTTAGCACTTTTAATCTTTTCCTTGGTGCTTATTTTTGTACAAAATTATATAGCTGAAAATCCTAGTTTTAAAGCCCAAGTGATGAGAGTAGTTGATGGCGATACTATAGAGGTGAGTGCAAATAATGAAATCACTAAAATACGATTTTTTGGTATAGATGCGCCTGAGTTAAAGCAAAATTTTGGAAAGCAATCAAAAGCGGCACTGGATAAAATTTTAAAAGGCAAAGAAGTTTATATTTTTTATAAAAACAAAGATATTTATGGCAGAACGGTTGCTATTGTAAAATTTAATGATGTGGATATTAATCAATTTTTAGTAAGTCAAGGGTATGCGTGGGCGGATACATACTATACTAGTGCTTATATTAAAGAGCAAGAAAAAGCTCAGAAAAATAAATTAGGTCTTTGGAAGGATGATAATCCAATAGAGCCTTATAAATGGCGAAAACAAAATAGATTTTAA
- a CDS encoding Putative lipoprotein, with protein sequence MKKYILILALLFGISGCFVNERGISNRFYDDCREYYDASGTYHKECPKNWVDIKMTP encoded by the coding sequence ATGAAAAAATATATTTTAATACTAGCTTTGCTTTTCGGAATATCAGGATGTTTTGTAAACGAAAGAGGCATTTCAAATAGATTTTATGATGATTGTCGTGAGTATTATGATGCGAGCGGAACTTATCATAAAGAGTGTCCTAAAAATTGGGTAGATATTAAAATGACTCCCTAA
- a CDS encoding Hot dog fold protein HP0420, whose translation MAKKDTFEEYAQLEEYASAEDISRVRSELLTCPEINTSLAGTIVELDKNFAKSILITTSDMVIDEQGLIFDAFIFAAANYVAQASINKEFSVIIGSKCFFYAPLKLGDVLELEAHALFDETSKKRDVKVVGHVKEIKMFEATIQVVSTDEHIFKLKRPPLNAAKAGENSESPTGAVNPEAMASALAASLRK comes from the coding sequence ATGGCTAAAAAAGATACTTTTGAAGAATACGCACAGCTTGAAGAATATGCGTCCGCTGAGGATATTTCTCGTGTAAGATCTGAACTTTTAACTTGCCCAGAAATCAATACCTCTTTAGCAGGCACCATAGTCGAGCTTGATAAAAATTTTGCAAAATCCATACTTATAACTACGAGTGATATGGTTATAGATGAGCAAGGTTTAATTTTTGATGCTTTTATTTTTGCTGCTGCAAACTATGTTGCACAAGCTTCAATCAATAAAGAATTCTCTGTTATTATCGGTTCAAAATGTTTCTTTTATGCTCCGCTTAAATTAGGCGATGTTTTAGAACTTGAAGCTCATGCTTTATTTGATGAAACTTCTAAAAAACGAGATGTAAAAGTTGTAGGGCATGTAAAAGAAATTAAAATGTTTGAAGCGACTATACAAGTTGTTAGCACGGATGAGCACATATTCAAACTCAAGCGACCTCCTCTTAATGCAGCCAAAGCAGGAGAAAATTCAGAATCTCCAACAGGTGCGGTAAATCCTGAAGCTATGGCATCAGCACTAGCAGCATCTTTACGCAAATAA
- a CDS encoding tRNA (5-methoxyuridine) 34 synthase, with amino-acid sequence MQENPLEKQFLNHPLFSKIENLKKIELNSKLYLEDSVILKTNSQAENEILELAKELKPWRKGPFKIDDLFIDTEWQSFIKFNILKPFMKEISQKCVADIGCNNGYYMFKMLEFNPKKLIGFDPSIKYRLQFELINALAKTPIKYELLGVEDLPKYELKFDVIFCLGVIYHRSDPVKMLKDLKAGLNKNGTVFLDTMYIDDPREIALVPNKTYSKIPNIYFVPSISALKNWCERAGFKEFEILATKVTDENEQRKTEWIDSFSLENFLDPNNKNLTIEGYEAPKRVYVRIKV; translated from the coding sequence ATGCAAGAAAATCCACTTGAAAAACAATTCTTAAATCATCCCCTATTTTCCAAAATTGAAAATTTGAAAAAAATCGAACTGAATTCTAAACTTTATTTAGAAGATAGCGTCATCCTAAAAACAAACTCTCAAGCAGAAAATGAAATTTTAGAACTTGCAAAAGAATTAAAACCATGGAGAAAAGGACCTTTTAAAATAGATGATCTTTTCATAGATACAGAATGGCAAAGCTTTATTAAATTCAATATCCTAAAACCCTTTATGAAAGAAATTTCTCAAAAATGTGTTGCTGATATTGGTTGTAATAACGGCTATTATATGTTTAAAATGCTCGAATTTAATCCAAAAAAACTCATAGGCTTTGATCCTTCGATCAAATATCGCTTACAATTTGAACTCATAAATGCTCTTGCTAAAACTCCTATAAAGTATGAGCTTTTAGGTGTGGAGGATTTGCCAAAATATGAGTTGAAATTTGATGTGATTTTCTGCCTTGGAGTGATTTATCACAGAAGTGATCCAGTAAAAATGCTAAAAGATTTAAAAGCAGGATTAAATAAAAACGGAACTGTGTTTTTAGACACTATGTATATAGATGATCCAAGAGAAATTGCCCTAGTTCCTAATAAAACTTATTCTAAAATCCCTAATATTTATTTTGTTCCTAGTATTAGTGCTTTAAAAAATTGGTGCGAAAGAGCAGGATTTAAGGAATTTGAAATCCTAGCTACAAAAGTAACAGATGAAAATGAACAGAGAAAAACAGAATGGATCGATTCTTTTTCTTTAGAAAATTTTTTAGATCCAAACAATAAAAACCTTACTATCGAAGGCTATGAGGCGCCTAAAAGAGTCTATGTTCGCATAAAGGTATAA